In Haloplanus rubicundus, one DNA window encodes the following:
- a CDS encoding DUF7283 family protein: MIGVPVDAWYVWLGLSLASVALVGVGTTLPTAPPPAAGDAAETVDRTAATAHPATAEQPLDAESVRVGSRRLGLRNDAGTTHATFAFGPVTPATRARGLQAILRGAPPGTHFDSGEALCAAGRDARRRAPRWRPVDGPLIVRHVVWEGCDVTLVG, encoded by the coding sequence ATGATCGGTGTTCCAGTCGACGCGTGGTACGTCTGGCTCGGGTTGTCGCTCGCGAGCGTCGCGCTCGTGGGCGTCGGGACGACGCTACCGACGGCGCCACCCCCCGCCGCGGGGGACGCCGCCGAGACGGTCGACCGAACGGCGGCGACGGCTCACCCGGCGACCGCCGAGCAGCCGCTCGACGCGGAATCGGTTCGAGTCGGCTCGAGGCGCCTCGGCCTCCGAAACGACGCCGGAACGACGCACGCGACGTTCGCGTTCGGCCCGGTGACACCCGCAACCCGGGCACGAGGGCTCCAGGCGATCCTCCGCGGCGCTCCACCGGGGACACATTTCGACTCCGGCGAAGCGCTCTGTGCGGCCGGCCGCGACGCGCGTCGACGAGCACCCCGGTGGCGGCCGGTCGACGGCCCGCTGATCGTCCGACACGTCGTGTGGGAGGGGTGTGATGTCACGCTCGTCGGCTAG
- a CDS encoding DUF5791 family protein, translated as MLYDAADEPETLSPEQLRDAYERELRAVVDARGVETVAAEAGVEAETIAALLDGGSSTLTLSEAAAILAVDDDAPDADAIVQEVRDRLLMGMTTGVVDVDTIASNVDLDLSGQEVQQAIEGRIPMTLAELAAIHGYIAGRNAR; from the coding sequence ATGCTCTACGACGCCGCCGACGAACCGGAGACGCTGTCGCCAGAACAACTTCGCGACGCCTACGAGCGGGAACTGCGAGCCGTGGTCGACGCCCGCGGCGTGGAGACCGTGGCCGCCGAGGCGGGCGTCGAGGCCGAGACGATTGCGGCCCTCCTCGACGGCGGGTCGTCGACGCTAACGCTCTCGGAGGCGGCGGCGATTCTCGCCGTGGACGACGACGCCCCCGACGCCGACGCCATCGTACAGGAGGTACGCGACCGCCTGCTGATGGGGATGACGACCGGCGTCGTCGACGTCGACACCATCGCCTCGAACGTCGACCTCGACCTCTCGGGACAGGAGGTACAGCAGGCCATCGAAGGGCGCATCCCAATGACGCTCGCGGAACTCGCCGCGATCCACGGCTACATCGCCGGGCGAAACGCCCGCTGA
- a CDS encoding type II secretion system protein — translation MIVPVVDRLAGWWPWAVDPEPETERALSYLAAGVDAEMLGAAARAAAVLVVVATVGAGVSVATVATPRLGVAVGSAGMAAGVAVPFVADRGPQFLATIARTRALGAAASLVGRTALRLRIDPTIERAAAFAARTGHGPLAASLGDHVERAAGTPRSGIDAFADEWADRFPALGRAVTRLDAAASAPATERDRHLDRAVEAALDGVQEELASFTGEIRGAVTGLYAFGVLLPLALIGVLPAARATGVRLPLSVVVALYDLVLPTGVVGVGAWLLARRPVAFPPPRIGRDHPETPNRRLHVVGCGVVAAAVGGYGATRLVAPWAAPVAAVGFGAGVALVVDARPAKRVHERVRAVEAELGDACHLVGRRVAAGEAVETAIAGAAERLTGATGAMLTDAANRQRRLGVTVDEAFDGEAGALATLPSRRAREVATLFSLAATEGRPAGEALVTTAEHVAELDRIEQAARRELGQVTDTLSNTAAAFGPIVGGTTVALSARVTQTGTTAPFGAAPLPTAELGLAVGAYVLWLAAALTTLSTGLTHGLDRTLVGHRVGVALCLATACYLAAFVGAGLFL, via the coding sequence ATGATCGTCCCGGTCGTCGACCGACTCGCCGGCTGGTGGCCGTGGGCCGTCGATCCCGAGCCAGAGACCGAACGGGCGCTGTCGTATCTGGCGGCCGGCGTCGACGCCGAGATGCTCGGCGCGGCGGCACGTGCCGCGGCGGTCCTCGTCGTCGTCGCCACCGTCGGTGCCGGCGTGTCGGTAGCTACGGTCGCGACTCCACGGCTCGGCGTCGCCGTCGGGTCCGCTGGCATGGCCGCCGGCGTCGCCGTCCCGTTCGTCGCGGACCGGGGACCGCAGTTCTTGGCGACGATTGCCCGCACCCGGGCGCTCGGCGCCGCCGCCTCGCTCGTCGGGCGGACGGCCCTCCGGTTGCGGATCGATCCGACGATCGAGCGGGCGGCGGCGTTCGCCGCCCGCACCGGGCACGGACCGCTCGCGGCGAGCCTCGGTGACCACGTCGAACGGGCTGCAGGGACGCCACGGAGCGGGATCGACGCGTTCGCGGACGAGTGGGCCGACCGGTTCCCGGCGCTCGGACGAGCCGTGACGCGACTGGACGCCGCCGCGTCGGCACCGGCGACCGAGCGCGACCGACATCTCGACCGGGCCGTCGAGGCGGCGCTCGACGGGGTGCAGGAGGAACTGGCCTCGTTCACGGGCGAGATCAGGGGCGCCGTCACGGGGCTGTATGCCTTCGGCGTCCTCCTGCCGCTCGCGCTGATCGGCGTCCTGCCGGCGGCGCGGGCGACGGGCGTCCGGCTCCCGCTGTCGGTCGTCGTCGCGCTGTACGACCTCGTGTTGCCGACGGGGGTGGTCGGGGTGGGTGCGTGGCTTCTCGCCCGTCGCCCCGTCGCCTTCCCGCCGCCGCGGATCGGTCGTGACCATCCGGAGACGCCGAATCGCCGCCTCCACGTCGTGGGGTGTGGCGTCGTCGCGGCGGCGGTCGGCGGCTACGGTGCGACGCGCCTAGTCGCCCCGTGGGCGGCACCGGTCGCCGCGGTCGGTTTCGGTGCCGGCGTCGCCCTCGTCGTCGACGCTCGCCCGGCGAAACGGGTGCACGAGCGCGTCCGCGCCGTCGAGGCCGAACTCGGCGACGCCTGCCACCTCGTGGGACGACGGGTGGCAGCGGGCGAAGCCGTCGAGACGGCTATCGCCGGTGCAGCGGAGCGGCTGACGGGAGCGACCGGAGCGATGCTGACCGACGCGGCGAATCGGCAGCGCCGGCTCGGCGTCACGGTCGACGAGGCGTTCGACGGCGAGGCCGGTGCCCTCGCGACGCTTCCGAGTCGGCGGGCACGTGAGGTGGCGACGCTGTTTTCGCTCGCGGCGACCGAAGGACGGCCGGCCGGTGAGGCACTGGTGACGACGGCCGAACACGTCGCGGAACTCGACCGGATCGAGCAAGCGGCACGCCGAGAACTGGGACAGGTGACGGATACGCTTTCGAACACCGCCGCGGCCTTCGGACCCATCGTCGGCGGGACGACGGTCGCGCTGTCGGCCCGCGTCACGCAGACGGGGACGACGGCACCGTTCGGGGCTGCCCCGCTCCCGACGGCCGAGTTGGGCCTCGCCGTCGGCGCGTACGTGCTGTGGCTCGCCGCCGCGCTCACGACGCTCTCGACGGGATTGACCCACGGACTCGACCGGACGCTCGTCGGTCACCGCGTCGGCGTCGCCCTCTGTCTCGCGACCGCCTGCTATCTCGCGGCGTTCGTGGGCGCCGGCCTCTTTCTCTGA
- a CDS encoding SDR family oxidoreductase — translation MRVAILGCGYVGLELGRQLTDAGHDVVGVRRSDAGLDDIEAAGFEAVRADLTDAESLAAVPDADWLVYAASAGGRGVDAARAAYVDGLRTVVETFGARASPPDRLVYTSSTGVYGDHDGGWVDESTTPDPATDRQRVLVEAERIALEADPMDGTVVRFGGLYGPDRYRLDYYLDGPVTEGYLNSIHRDDAAGVVAHLLETDRARGEVILAVDDDPVSKWAFADWLADECGRPHAPKQTVEERAAAGEVSRRVRANKRCANDRLHELGYELRYPTVRDGYRPAIDAFRDD, via the coding sequence GTGCGCGTCGCCATTCTGGGCTGTGGCTACGTCGGTCTCGAACTCGGCCGGCAGTTGACCGACGCCGGACACGACGTCGTCGGCGTCCGCCGGTCGGACGCGGGACTCGACGACATCGAGGCGGCGGGGTTCGAGGCCGTCCGCGCCGACCTGACCGACGCCGAATCGCTCGCCGCCGTCCCGGACGCGGACTGGCTGGTGTACGCGGCCAGCGCCGGCGGCCGCGGCGTCGACGCGGCGCGGGCGGCGTACGTCGACGGCCTGCGGACCGTCGTCGAGACGTTCGGCGCGCGGGCGTCGCCGCCGGATCGGCTCGTCTACACGTCGAGCACCGGCGTCTACGGCGACCACGACGGTGGCTGGGTGGACGAATCGACGACACCCGACCCCGCGACGGACCGGCAACGCGTCCTGGTCGAGGCGGAACGAATCGCGCTGGAGGCGGATCCGATGGACGGGACGGTCGTTCGCTTCGGCGGTCTCTACGGGCCGGACCGCTATCGGCTGGACTACTACCTCGACGGTCCCGTCACGGAGGGGTATCTCAACTCGATCCATCGCGACGACGCGGCGGGCGTCGTCGCACATCTGCTGGAGACCGACCGGGCGCGTGGCGAGGTGATCCTCGCCGTCGACGACGACCCCGTCTCGAAGTGGGCCTTCGCCGACTGGCTCGCCGACGAGTGTGGCCGCCCCCACGCACCGAAACAGACGGTCGAAGAGCGGGCGGCCGCGGGCGAAGTCAGCCGTCGGGTTCGGGCGAACAAGCGGTGTGCCAACGACCGACTCCACGAACTCGGCTACGAACTCCGGTATCCGACGGTTCGGGACGGCTACCGGCCGGCTATCGACGCGTTTCGGGACGACTGA
- a CDS encoding ATPase, T2SS/T4P/T4SS family produces the protein MRLLDRLRERGRTDGVSDTGADDECRCEPTFRTPAGSDPEDDAVLVVDADDCQGGGDLATEPTCRATVVDALADRDADAVRVRRDGRERVYDDGAVGLLVAAGRFAARVAVHDESLATRARRDPLGAARTATGRTGPVAKLAASSGLAAGAERADGEYETALSSTVGLTVSNSRLIERPPTGATLVERRELDTGATVRRYRTDRGDHYLLEPLGSRLDDAERRALSAAYDRLAAGDVGGDRPVTRAVRAVDAVADEEAVSVDAVERVLRKHTRGHGVLDDLFADPAVSEVVASAPVSDGPVRVSADGERLPTNVYLTRRGAAALASRFRRESGRGFSRANPTLDATTEGPFGGSIRVAGVTDPASDGTGFVFRAHETDAWTLPALVANGTLPADAAALCSLAVERAAAGLIAGPRGAGKTTLCGALLWELPPSTRTVVVEDTPELPVAALHDVGRDVQAVRTEADDGPALSATEALRTALRLGDGALVVGEVRGEEASTLYEAMRVGAASNAVLGTIHGDGAESVLERVVTDLGVPASSFAATDLLVTLSADERRRVAGIEEVRHADGEVAFESLFERGPDGTESTGVVDRGNSHLVASLARPDESYADVLTALDDREAMLSDLADSERTAADEVDAAHRRRVTE, from the coding sequence ATGCGACTGCTGGATCGGCTGCGTGAGCGAGGGCGAACGGACGGCGTGTCGGACACGGGCGCCGACGACGAGTGCCGGTGTGAACCGACCTTCCGGACGCCGGCTGGATCGGACCCCGAAGACGACGCGGTGCTCGTCGTCGACGCCGACGACTGCCAGGGTGGGGGCGACCTGGCTACCGAACCGACCTGTCGCGCGACGGTCGTCGACGCCCTCGCGGACCGGGACGCCGACGCGGTTCGCGTCCGGCGTGACGGGCGCGAACGCGTCTACGACGACGGCGCCGTCGGACTGCTGGTCGCGGCCGGGCGGTTCGCCGCCCGCGTCGCCGTCCACGACGAGTCGCTCGCAACGCGGGCGCGACGTGATCCGCTGGGCGCCGCGCGTACCGCGACCGGTCGCACCGGGCCGGTCGCGAAGCTGGCGGCCAGCTCGGGGTTGGCCGCCGGCGCCGAGCGAGCCGACGGCGAATACGAGACGGCGCTATCCTCGACTGTCGGACTGACGGTGTCGAACTCGCGGCTGATCGAGCGCCCGCCGACGGGGGCGACGCTGGTCGAGCGGCGCGAACTCGACACCGGGGCGACGGTGCGTCGCTACCGCACCGACCGCGGCGACCACTACCTGCTCGAACCGCTCGGCTCGCGACTGGACGACGCGGAGCGGCGTGCCCTGTCAGCCGCCTACGACCGACTGGCGGCCGGCGACGTCGGCGGCGACCGGCCGGTCACCCGCGCCGTTCGTGCGGTCGACGCCGTCGCCGACGAGGAGGCCGTCTCCGTCGACGCGGTCGAACGCGTCCTCCGCAAACACACCCGTGGCCACGGCGTCCTCGACGATCTCTTCGCCGATCCGGCGGTGTCGGAGGTGGTGGCCTCGGCGCCGGTGAGCGACGGCCCGGTTCGGGTCTCCGCCGACGGCGAGCGGCTGCCGACGAACGTCTACCTGACGCGACGGGGAGCGGCCGCGCTCGCCTCCCGGTTTCGTCGGGAGAGTGGACGGGGCTTCTCCCGCGCGAACCCGACACTCGACGCGACGACCGAAGGGCCGTTCGGCGGGTCGATTCGCGTCGCGGGCGTCACCGACCCCGCCAGCGACGGCACCGGGTTCGTCTTCCGTGCCCACGAGACGGACGCGTGGACGCTCCCGGCGCTGGTGGCGAACGGAACGCTCCCGGCCGACGCGGCGGCGCTCTGCTCGCTGGCCGTCGAGCGTGCCGCGGCGGGGTTGATCGCCGGGCCGCGCGGCGCAGGAAAGACGACACTCTGTGGAGCGCTCCTGTGGGAACTCCCGCCGTCGACCCGGACCGTCGTGGTCGAGGACACGCCAGAACTCCCGGTCGCGGCGCTCCACGACGTCGGACGGGACGTCCAGGCCGTCAGAACCGAAGCCGACGACGGCCCGGCGCTCTCGGCGACCGAGGCGTTGCGCACGGCGCTCCGGCTCGGCGACGGCGCGCTGGTCGTCGGCGAAGTCAGGGGCGAGGAGGCGTCGACGCTCTACGAGGCGATGCGGGTCGGCGCGGCGTCGAATGCCGTTCTCGGGACGATCCACGGCGACGGCGCCGAGTCGGTCCTCGAACGCGTCGTGACCGACCTGGGCGTCCCGGCGTCCTCGTTCGCGGCGACCGACCTGCTCGTCACTCTCTCCGCGGACGAGCGGCGACGGGTCGCCGGCATCGAGGAAGTCCGTCACGCCGACGGCGAGGTGGCCTTCGAGTCGCTGTTCGAACGGGGTCCCGACGGTACGGAGTCGACGGGCGTCGTCGACCGCGGGAACAGCCACCTCGTGGCGTCGCTCGCCCGCCCCGACGAGTCGTACGCGGACGTGTTGACGGCGCTCGACGACCGCGAGGCCATGCTGTCCGACCTCGCCGACTCCGAGCGGACGGCCGCCGACGAGGTGGACGCGGCACACCGTCGGCGGGTGACGGAATGA
- a CDS encoding DHH family phosphoesterase: MSVAAEEFVQRAVTFAQSYPELLAALLVSVVVLIGGGYVLHQFTRPSGVRFASMVAEHDQVSILTHPNPDPDAMAAAMGVASLADQVGTAATIQFSGKIRHQENRAFRNVLEVELDQIERAEDLASGAVILVDHNEPRGFSGSETVRPVAVVDHHPGDGRGESFTDVRTEYGACSSVIAEYFEDLDATPVPPDTHESEIDSTYVVPSRVATGLFFGILTDTNRLTSGIDPADFAASSFLSAGVDENLLDRIANPQVSAETLEIKATAIREREVEGAFAISDVGEVSNVDAIPQAADELIRLEGVTAAIVYGARNGVLYLSGRSRDDRVHMGRALESALEDIPSAGGGGHARMGGGQISLDDGEFVWPARENTLTDRLWRALEGDL, from the coding sequence ATGTCGGTCGCCGCCGAGGAGTTCGTCCAGCGGGCGGTGACGTTCGCCCAGTCGTATCCGGAGTTGCTGGCGGCGTTGCTCGTCAGTGTCGTCGTGCTGATCGGTGGTGGCTACGTCCTCCACCAGTTCACTCGGCCGTCGGGCGTGCGGTTCGCGTCGATGGTAGCCGAACACGATCAGGTGTCGATCCTGACACACCCCAATCCCGATCCGGACGCGATGGCGGCGGCGATGGGCGTCGCGTCGCTGGCCGATCAGGTGGGGACGGCGGCGACGATTCAGTTCTCGGGGAAAATCCGGCATCAAGAGAACCGGGCATTCCGGAACGTCCTCGAAGTCGAACTCGATCAGATCGAGCGGGCGGAGGATCTGGCGTCCGGCGCGGTGATTCTAGTCGACCACAACGAGCCGCGGGGGTTCTCGGGATCCGAGACCGTCCGCCCGGTCGCCGTCGTCGACCACCACCCCGGCGACGGGCGCGGCGAGTCGTTCACCGACGTCCGCACCGAGTACGGCGCCTGTTCGAGCGTGATCGCCGAGTACTTCGAGGACCTCGACGCCACGCCGGTACCACCGGATACCCACGAGAGCGAAATCGACTCGACGTACGTCGTCCCCTCGCGCGTGGCGACGGGGCTCTTTTTCGGCATCCTGACCGACACGAACCGGCTCACGTCGGGCATCGACCCGGCCGACTTCGCCGCGAGCAGTTTCCTCTCGGCGGGCGTCGACGAGAACCTGCTCGACCGCATCGCCAACCCGCAGGTGAGCGCGGAGACGCTGGAGATCAAGGCGACGGCCATCCGCGAACGCGAGGTCGAGGGTGCCTTCGCCATCAGCGACGTGGGCGAGGTGTCGAACGTCGACGCGATTCCACAGGCGGCCGACGAACTCATCCGCCTCGAGGGCGTCACCGCCGCCATCGTCTACGGCGCGCGGAACGGCGTCCTCTATCTCTCGGGGCGCTCCCGCGACGACCGGGTCCACATGGGGCGAGCGCTCGAATCCGCGCTCGAGGACATCCCCAGCGCCGGCGGCGGCGGCCACGCGCGGATGGGCGGCGGACAGATTTCCCTCGACGACGGGGAGTTCGTCTGGCCCGCACGCGAGAACACGCTCACCGATCGGCTCTGGCGGGCGCTCGAAGGCGACCTGTAG
- a CDS encoding DUF7286 family protein gives MTRFAEDRRGRVPFALVGIVLLVGASTFGAAISTQGPDRVDRGVDAAMERSSAEATAALRSGVAEAAREAAAEPVTAPAETPYGRLLSDSTPFRDALRLRIYLRVQERLSVTRYRRGDVTAAATLPEATTPAELQRGMERIEIRGVENGTALRVTVRNLTVTALESGRVVASERRDRTVTVSTPVLTLHDRATAFETRLNRGPLDGPGLGRRLSARLYPIAWARGYAQHYGTAPIANVVANRHVELSTNGAVLEAQREAFGRSDPEGREAMQRARLEFGVKEFAAGAPVDSSMAERVLPRPNAIREPSASLPPRHGADNASPNRRLDVDVGTISGRALAGLRTDSVRSNRSLREVLRAAYRVEAKLRTTRRQTYAEPRPEFESPGEGWSLVDTDESANPTVESSVGPTPDARAGERRFDGFARHVELDRRVTWTWRRGNETRTTGGEWTERYRVGVTLVGRYAPNGTAPDRPTRPRFERGGPLDGPNLANVSAKASRRLVDEQGGRDAVAAAVAARDLDVRKRTVYGDRPADLRSWTNENLTAFRGQLANVSVSVSAGRVATYTTNPPERLAAELRRRRATLIDAPNEYYGAADRGRYGARAALLDETIRRLERRSANHNETQRAFDAVLHRVGVGSTERLHDIFRLRNTPTPIRQTSLPGSPPGGPVVVVPDGSPAYLTVTSVSHDRASGVPPSRPYHPLSAKNTNLFTVPYGDAADATVEQGVGGPTGVRLRTAGHTLIASESISNGSTPESRRRLRESVDDSMAVIRARARRIVRNETQLTRSAARAAVDEGVARWDGTGRRALAASNGSLAAAIAAAADARASDPSERRRERLETRLDAAFVAVRRTAAARTAEKAVNETLTRVRERATERAISEASDRVRSRYLNGSFGRVAAGLPVAPVPEYWYATVNVWDVSVRGAYARFTLRTRRGAPASTPGAAVRYVRDGSAVRLDVDGDGAPERLGHDERVAFETGTVVAVAVPAYRGGVGDVDGNADERAGTWPEPRCTSWEASACRDSE, from the coding sequence GTGACCCGGTTCGCCGAGGACCGGCGGGGGCGCGTCCCCTTCGCGCTCGTTGGCATCGTGCTCCTCGTCGGTGCGTCGACGTTCGGTGCGGCCATCTCGACGCAGGGACCGGATCGGGTCGACCGTGGCGTCGACGCGGCGATGGAGCGGTCGTCCGCGGAGGCGACGGCCGCCCTTCGGTCGGGAGTCGCGGAGGCGGCGCGCGAGGCGGCGGCGGAGCCGGTGACGGCTCCCGCGGAGACGCCGTACGGGCGGTTGTTGAGCGACTCGACGCCGTTTCGGGACGCCCTCCGGCTGCGGATCTATCTGCGCGTCCAGGAGCGACTGTCGGTGACGCGGTACCGCCGGGGGGACGTGACCGCCGCCGCTACGCTTCCGGAGGCGACGACGCCGGCCGAACTCCAACGCGGCATGGAACGAATCGAGATTCGCGGGGTCGAGAACGGAACCGCCCTCCGCGTGACGGTCCGCAACTTGACCGTCACCGCGCTGGAGTCGGGGCGGGTCGTCGCCAGCGAGCGACGGGATCGAACGGTGACTGTCTCGACGCCGGTGTTGACGCTTCACGACAGGGCGACGGCGTTCGAGACGCGGCTGAACCGCGGGCCGCTCGACGGGCCGGGGCTTGGCCGTCGGTTGAGCGCGCGACTCTACCCCATCGCGTGGGCGCGCGGCTACGCCCAACATTACGGGACGGCGCCCATCGCCAACGTCGTCGCGAACCGTCACGTGGAGCTGTCGACCAACGGCGCGGTGCTCGAAGCACAGCGGGAGGCGTTCGGGCGGAGCGACCCCGAGGGCCGGGAGGCGATGCAGCGCGCACGGCTCGAATTCGGGGTGAAGGAGTTCGCGGCCGGGGCACCGGTCGACAGCTCGATGGCCGAGCGCGTCCTCCCGCGGCCGAACGCGATCCGGGAGCCGTCGGCGTCGCTTCCGCCCCGACACGGGGCGGACAACGCGTCTCCGAACCGGCGGCTGGACGTCGACGTGGGAACGATTTCGGGGCGAGCCCTGGCCGGCCTCCGGACGGACTCGGTCCGGTCGAACCGGTCGCTACGCGAGGTCCTCCGGGCGGCCTATCGGGTTGAGGCGAAGCTCCGAACGACGCGGCGGCAGACGTACGCGGAGCCCCGTCCGGAGTTCGAGTCCCCGGGCGAGGGGTGGTCGCTCGTCGACACCGACGAGAGCGCGAACCCGACGGTCGAGTCGAGCGTCGGGCCGACGCCGGACGCCCGGGCCGGGGAACGTCGGTTCGACGGGTTCGCCAGACACGTCGAACTCGACCGACGGGTGACGTGGACGTGGCGGCGCGGAAACGAGACGAGGACCACGGGCGGCGAGTGGACCGAACGGTATCGGGTGGGCGTGACGCTGGTCGGGCGATACGCCCCGAACGGGACGGCACCGGATCGACCGACGCGTCCGCGCTTCGAACGCGGTGGCCCGCTCGACGGCCCGAACCTCGCGAACGTGTCGGCGAAGGCCTCTCGGCGGCTCGTCGACGAGCAGGGTGGTCGGGACGCGGTCGCCGCCGCCGTCGCCGCCCGCGATCTCGACGTCCGCAAACGGACCGTCTACGGTGACCGGCCGGCCGACCTCCGCTCGTGGACGAACGAGAACTTGACCGCGTTCCGTGGCCAGCTCGCCAACGTCTCCGTCTCGGTGAGCGCGGGGCGGGTCGCGACTTACACGACGAACCCACCCGAGCGGCTGGCGGCCGAACTCCGCCGTCGACGGGCGACGCTGATCGACGCCCCGAACGAGTATTACGGCGCGGCGGACCGGGGCCGATACGGCGCCCGGGCCGCGCTGCTCGACGAGACGATTCGACGACTGGAGCGGCGGTCGGCGAACCACAACGAGACGCAGCGAGCGTTCGACGCGGTGCTCCATCGGGTCGGCGTCGGCTCCACGGAGCGACTGCACGACATCTTCCGTCTTCGGAACACGCCGACACCGATACGGCAGACGTCGCTCCCCGGGTCCCCGCCCGGCGGTCCGGTCGTCGTCGTCCCGGACGGGTCGCCGGCGTATCTCACGGTCACGTCGGTGAGTCACGACCGGGCGTCCGGCGTTCCACCCTCGCGCCCGTACCACCCGCTCTCGGCGAAGAACACCAACCTGTTCACCGTGCCGTACGGCGACGCCGCCGACGCGACGGTCGAGCAGGGGGTCGGCGGACCAACGGGGGTACGACTCCGGACGGCTGGACACACCCTGATCGCCTCGGAGTCGATATCGAACGGATCGACGCCCGAGTCACGCCGGCGGCTCCGGGAATCGGTGGACGACTCGATGGCCGTCATCAGGGCACGTGCGCGACGTATCGTCCGGAACGAGACGCAACTCACGCGCTCGGCGGCGCGGGCTGCGGTCGACGAGGGCGTCGCCCGATGGGATGGGACCGGCCGACGAGCGCTCGCGGCGAGTAACGGATCGCTCGCCGCCGCCATCGCCGCCGCGGCCGACGCGCGAGCGTCCGACCCGAGCGAGAGGCGTCGGGAGCGACTGGAGACGCGCCTCGACGCCGCGTTCGTGGCCGTCCGCCGAACCGCGGCGGCGAGGACTGCCGAGAAGGCGGTCAACGAGACGCTGACGCGGGTTCGGGAGCGAGCCACCGAGCGGGCGATTTCGGAAGCGAGCGACCGGGTCAGATCGAGGTATCTGAACGGCTCGTTCGGCCGCGTCGCGGCGGGACTGCCGGTCGCACCGGTGCCGGAGTACTGGTACGCGACGGTGAACGTCTGGGACGTGTCGGTTCGAGGGGCGTACGCCCGCTTCACGCTCCGGACGCGACGCGGTGCGCCGGCGTCGACGCCGGGGGCGGCGGTCAGGTACGTCCGCGACGGCTCGGCGGTGCGACTGGACGTCGACGGGGACGGGGCGCCGGAGCGACTCGGCCACGACGAACGGGTCGCCTTCGAGACGGGAACGGTCGTCGCCGTCGCCGTCCCGGCGTACCGTGGCGGCGTCGGCGACGTGGACGGGAACGCCGACGAGCGTGCGGGGACGTGGCCGGAGCCGAGATGTACCTCGTGGGAGGCGAGTGCCTGTCGGGATTCGGAGTGA
- a CDS encoding DUF7284 family protein yields the protein MTSTVLDAVLCLLLISAAVVTVTTATPREPPEEGRAADVASTLTTTTTSVNYTLTPRGETTAVGVLDRSVRFDRTSHGTLAGLLARAAVARIEVDGERLWYARDGFGRAVGRSVRGVVQPNHTRITATWRPYPESSMEGRVVVGSRPPPDRPVHAATVEVSSAFPTTRESSRRAARSRGIDGVADVVADGFVRGLFPATRTRTAAGGAPPSAALVRHRYRRVSTRLGVSRPPRLADGGVADANERLESALSDRVARDLRSTNTSATTAAEGVRLGRVRIVVRTWP from the coding sequence GTGACGAGCACCGTCCTCGACGCCGTCCTCTGTCTGCTGTTGATCAGCGCCGCGGTGGTGACCGTGACGACTGCGACGCCACGCGAGCCACCCGAGGAGGGGCGTGCCGCCGACGTGGCGTCGACGCTGACGACGACCACCACGTCGGTCAACTACACGCTCACGCCCCGGGGCGAAACGACGGCCGTCGGCGTGCTGGATCGCTCGGTCCGCTTCGACCGAACGAGCCACGGAACGTTGGCCGGACTCCTCGCGCGGGCTGCCGTCGCCCGCATCGAAGTGGACGGCGAACGGCTCTGGTACGCGCGGGACGGCTTCGGTCGTGCAGTCGGTCGGTCGGTACGAGGCGTCGTGCAGCCGAATCACACGCGGATCACCGCGACCTGGCGGCCGTATCCCGAGTCGTCCATGGAGGGGCGGGTCGTCGTCGGGAGTCGCCCGCCGCCGGACCGGCCGGTGCACGCGGCGACGGTCGAGGTGTCGAGCGCTTTCCCGACGACGCGGGAGTCGAGCCGGCGCGCGGCCCGGTCACGCGGGATCGACGGCGTCGCCGACGTCGTGGCCGACGGGTTCGTACGGGGGCTCTTCCCAGCGACTCGCACCCGGACCGCCGCGGGTGGGGCGCCGCCGTCGGCGGCGCTCGTCCGTCACCGATACCGACGCGTCTCCACTCGACTCGGCGTCTCGCGGCCGCCACGGCTCGCCGACGGCGGCGTCGCGGACGCCAACGAACGCCTCGAATCGGCGCTGTCGGATCGTGTCGCACGAGACCTGCGGTCGACGAACACCTCGGCCACGACGGCCGCCGAGGGCGTTCGTCTCGGTCGTGTCCGCATCGTCGTGAGGACGTGGCCGTGA
- a CDS encoding DUF7285 family protein: MSRSSARGQVEPIAALVCLLAVCAAVSTYATALAGAGYETERDVATPTLDRVVDRLAAGGVAVPDRTERARRAGPAGYRLNVTVAAAGERWHAGPRPPGRRADTDTAGRTISVRLAPGRIRPGRVRVEVWA; the protein is encoded by the coding sequence ATGTCACGCTCGTCGGCTAGGGGGCAGGTCGAGCCGATCGCTGCGCTCGTCTGCCTGCTGGCGGTGTGTGCCGCCGTCTCCACGTACGCGACGGCGCTCGCAGGGGCGGGATACGAGACGGAGCGGGACGTGGCAACGCCGACGCTCGACCGCGTCGTCGACCGACTCGCGGCCGGTGGCGTCGCCGTCCCCGACCGGACGGAGCGAGCACGGCGCGCCGGGCCGGCGGGCTACCGGCTCAACGTCACGGTGGCGGCGGCGGGGGAGCGATGGCACGCGGGGCCGAGGCCGCCGGGGCGACGGGCCGACACCGACACCGCGGGGCGCACCATTAGCGTCCGACTGGCGCCGGGGCGGATTCGCCCCGGCCGGGTTCGCGTGGAGGTGTGGGCGTGA